From Ipomoea triloba cultivar NCNSP0323 chromosome 5, ASM357664v1, the proteins below share one genomic window:
- the LOC116018848 gene encoding uncharacterized protein LOC116018848, with protein sequence MDQEFNALLQNQTWCLVPPTASMNIIGCKWVFRTKRKADGSVERYKARLVAKGFNQVPGQDFFDTFSPADVSLFYYSRGSATVYLLVYVDDILVMSNEHGALEALLSKLSSTFKIRDLGEPGFFLGIETVKCADGVLLSQRRYMTDILKRAGMTDCKPVSTPTTTSKTISTCTDPYDDPTQYRSIAGALQYLTITRPDLSFAVNLLCQHMHAPTTAHWEQLKRVLRYVKGTMSLGLRLRKSSSGELHAFSDSDWAGCPTDRKSTSGHAVFLGTNLVSWVCKKQRTVARSSTEAEYKALADVCAEVLWILSLLREIGISPLPVPKLWCDNLRATYMCANPIFHARTKHVEIDYHFVRDRVAAGDIQVHFISTKDQLADIFTK encoded by the exons atggatcaggagttcaatgccttgttgcagaatcagacatggtgcttggttcctcccactgcgtctatgaatattattggctgcaagtgggtgtttcgcacgaaaaggaaggctgatggatctgttgagcgctacaaggccaggctcgtggctaaagggtttaatcaggtcccgggtcaagatttctttgacactttcagcccgg ctgatgtttcgttattttattattctcgtggatcggctactgtttacctgcttgtttatgtggatgatattcttgttatgagcaatgagcatggtgcattggaggctttgctctccaagctctctagtactttcaagattagagatcttggtgagcctgggtttttccttgggattgaaacagtcaagtgtgcagatggagtgttgctttctcagcgcaggtatatgactgacatacttaaacgagctggtatgacagactgcaaacctgtgtctacacctactacgacttcaaagacaatatctacctgtacagatccatatgatgatcccacgcaataccggagcattgcaggtgcactacagtacctaactatcacgagaccagatttatcctttgcagttaatctgctttgtcagcacatgcatgctccaaccactgcacactgggaacaactgaaacgtgtgttaaggtatgttaaaggtactatgtctttgggtttgcgattgagaaagtcaagttcaggtgagcttcatgcattctcggattctgactgggctggttgtcctacggatagaaagtctactagtgggcatgctgtgtttcttggaaccaatctagtgtcctgggtatgcaagaaacaaaggactgttgctcgatcttctactgaagcagagtacaaggctcttgcagatgtatgtgctgaagttctgtggatcctctctttgctgcgagaaataggaatttcacctcttccagtgcccaaactttggtgtgacaatcttagagctacttatatgtgtgctaatcctatttttcatgctcgcacaaagcatgtcgaaattgattatcactttgtgagagacagagtagctgcaggagacattcaggtgcactttatttctactaaggatcagctagctgatattttcaccaag